Within Nakaseomyces glabratus chromosome G, complete sequence, the genomic segment ttAACGTTATCAGGTCCTCCCTGAGAAAATTTGtacattattttatttgtttcttgcATTATTCAAACATATTTCTTTCTCGATAACAGCAATTatgcatttttttcttaaacTGGTCTAAACATTTTTATAGAGTTATAAATGAATACATAACTGGATTTAGTAACACCTATTTTTAGACTCTCATTTACTTGAAACATCTGGATAAACATCAAACCTTCTTTGAGTCGTAATTGGAATACCACCTCTAGTGGTTTCTATAACTTCCGGGTCCAAATCGATGAATAATGTTTCCTCATTGATATCAGCTTCACAAAGAATTTTACCAGATGGATCAGAGCAGAGAGAGTGACCCCAAGCCTGATATGGACTTCCTGGAACTCTAGCTGGTGAACATAGTAATGTATAAATCTGGTTATCCACTGACCTGGCTCTTGCTAATAATTGCCAATGTAGGGGACCAGTCACAGTGTTGAAGGCACCCGGATAAATCATAGCAAATGCCCCCTTTCTAGCAGCAATCATGGCCATTTCTGGGAATCTCAAATCATAACAGATACCAACACCAATTTTACCATACTTTGTATCGACCATAGTAACCTTATCACCTCCTGTTAATGTGATACTTTCCTTAAAGGTAATCTTGTTAGGAATATCAATGTCAAATAAATGCAGCTTCCTGTGCTTAGCAATAATAGACCCCTCTTCATTTATAATTAAACATGTGTTGTATATATTGTCATTTGCTGGATCTCTTTCTGGGATGGAGCCACCAATCAATGTGATGGCATGGGTCTTggcaatttctttcaaaatattaactGAAGGTGCTTCTGGATCCTCAATTACCTCAGAGTATTTAGCAAACTGAGTAACATCATAAGGAGAATTGAAACATTCAGGTAGAACAACTATTTTAGTTTCTGGCTCTCTTTGCATAGCATTATCAATCAATGCCTTGGCATGTTTCAAATTCGCAAGTTTATCTGGAGTTGATCCCACCAGCTGGATCAATGCAACTTTAACTTTTGATTTCAATATATAGGACATGACTATGTGCTTGTCGTAGTTACTATACTTCAATTTTTAATGGCCAGTGCAATCTTGGGCGATGTGCCATCTTCTATATATCATTACTTCATTCTAACTGTGATTTTGTTTCGGAACTTCTCCGAAGATAAGATCATGAGTCACCAAACTGTaattattgatatataaatgTGAAAAAGTAATATTGGGTACACTATTAAATAAGAAGATACTATAGTCTTATACTTCATACCTATGCAAATAAGAGCTACCAATGTAAGCTCGCAATAGTGCTGATGCTGTTCGTAGACGCAATTCCTGTGGCATCAACTAGTGTCTTTCGATATCTTGAAGTTCGATATCCTCCGCAGAGTCATCGTTAGGAACACTAAAgtattttcctttcttttttgatcCCTTCTTTGACTTTCTTGTTGATTCTGGGACGACTCCTTCCAAttgttcttcatcttcctcatcgATTGAAAAAACATCTTCTAACTCCATATTATCTTCCATCCCCTCTGTACCAAACTCAGgatcatcatcttctatATCAAAAGATCCATTTTCTATGTCGGATGCCCATGTAACAGATTTATTTAACCTGGAACGACCATCCCCATCAACTAAAATTGGGTGCCTGCGACTTTTAATGTAATCCGAAATGTAAAACGCGGCAACAATTATAAATGCGGAAACCAATGAAagaatcaagaaaaaagctttgaaattggaaccttcttcatcttcatcttgaTAATATTCACCACCTGTCTCTAAGTCATTATCTAAACCCCCATTCATATCTCCATGAGAAGGGTGGGAGTTTTGGTCACCTTTCTTATCTTCATCGTCACCAtcgtcgtcatcatcatcatcatcatcatcttcatcatcttcatcttcatcgtcatcttcctcatcaCTCTCGTCATCACTGTCATCAGGCTTATTCTCTTGCTTATCTCCCTCTTTACCGTCGCTTTCATCATCTGAGTCGTTTTCGTCTTCTGATTCGTCTTCTGACTCGTTATCTTTGTTTTCATCTTGTGATTTATCATCCTCAAGATAACCATCAATATCACCGTCCTTACTGGATATCAATGTATCTTTACCATCCCGATGAACAAGTAAGACATCATCATAGTACATATCTAAAATACCTCTGGAGATTAGTGCCTTGTCATATGATACCATATGAGAGCCATCTTCAATGGTAATAAGAGTTAATTGTCTTTCATATTTAACTGTGCCTGCAACCTTTTCCTTATCAGATTTTAAGTCGTCACGATAAACCCAATCAAAAATCTGAACTTCATCTGTGAAACCGGTTTCTCCTTCCCACTGCAAGTGTTTTAAAACATTATCGATACCTAATGTATTACAGATCAAATCCTTGTTACCATTGAAAAGAATCAATTCTATTCCAGATTCCAACAGAGAAGGAATTAGTTCAATAGCGGGCTTTGCTTTGATATTTTCCAATTTCACATCAGGCCTGCATTCAATCCAAGACCTCTCGTCATTTGCATGTAGAGCAGCCAATACCTTTTTATCCGTCAAAAATTGTTTGGTGAACTTTGTGTCAACCGGCCATTCAAGTCCACATGATGGATAGCTATCGTACTCATCGAATTTATAAACATTGATGCATTGCGTTTTATCTTGTGAAATAATTTTGCCCAAGACAGCTTCACAAGGTGGATATGAGAGTTCGGAGTGTCCAGTATGATCGCTATTAATGTAGTTTTGGCAAGTTTCATGCTGCTTTAAAATATCTTTAAATGCTGGATCCTCCTTCTTTATGATACCTTTCTCCAAAGAGAAAGGAACATAGGAAAGGTATTGTCTTTTTGGATCCAACCAACCATTACCAATGAACATAACtttgatatttatttttgagttttCATCTCTTTGCTGCtcattaaatttgataatagCTTTTGTGAAATATGGTATAAATTGGCCAGCATAGCTTTCACCAGCTAAAATAAGCTCTCTATCTTTGTCATCAGGAAAAGTAGCATAATAGTTTTGCAGGAACACCATGAAATTATCTGCGACCTCATCTAGTTCACTGACCtcattatcttctttaGAATACGAGAATCCTGTACCCACTGGTTGGtctaaaaataatacaGATCCTCTCATATGCCATGAGCcatcattttttattaccTCGGCCTTTTTATTCAATCTAAATGGCCCGATTTCCATCAGGGCACCTGCCATAGAAGAACAACCAGGACCTCCATTTAACCATATAATCAATGGCGTCtcatcatttttctttgtctttttgttttcgaATTTCCAGAAGAAATATTGCGTATCATTATCACGAGTAGCTGGTAAATGCCCCGCATACATTTTTGGTACAGTCCAATGTTTGgtgttcttcaattttgtGAAACCTGGTAATTCATTGCCGTCAACTAAAAACTCCTTCCTATCAAACCCGTAGGCTAATGTTGCCAACCATAGCAAGATGGGTAAAACAGTAGCATGAAGCATATCGAAAATATGCTCAATGAACaaccaaataaaaaatcaacGCTACTGCAATAACTGTGAAGTGAACGACTTAATTATAACAATTTAGTGAATCAATCAAAccattcaaaaaaataaaatacaatCCCTATTTATCTTGCTAGCCTTCGTGTGTCTTTGATAAGTGTTCGGGAAATTGCTATATTTGGTTAGGGATACTTACTTCGAGAATATGCCCTCTTAGTGCAATGCCAATTGAAATTTAACTAATCTTTCTGGTAAAGTGTGAATATAAAGATCAACATCGTAAGCGAGTTGTACTGCGATAAAATTCAGTGATTTAAGCCGCAATAACGCTTATATTAATGTATCGTGTGGGGGAAAATTCGCAGTTTTCCAAAATTAGCTCTTTCTAAAGAAGCAACTGAAGAAGACCACGAGAAATCTGAGAAAGAGCCGTGGCCGGcacatttgataaaattgGATATCACATGactattttttcttaaaGATGGAAAATAGTCATGTGACTGGTAGTCACTATATGTTTAAACGGCGAATAACGTGACCACCATATATACCAATTAAATTACGGTGGTGCCATAACCATTCGCAATTTAGACACATGAATAGCCGcccatatatataattgttAATACCAACAGAAAACTAGTTTGGCTAAAAGCTGTAGCACAATGAGAGGAAATCCATATTTCCATAGCAgtcaaaaacaataaaagaCACAGCTAATCCCAAAATAACTGAAATCAGTATATTTTACAGGACAGAGAGAAAGTAATAATAACGGTATTTTCGTCATTTATACAGGGATTATTAGAATCTAGCAGTAACAATTGTTAGTAttatttgttcttgtttGGTAATATTGGAATGGGCGTATTAGTAGCTGCTAGAATATACCGACAAAACTATGGTGCCTCCAGACTACGTTGTAGTATTGAATACCGCAAGACCTCAGCTTCAGATGCAGTTGCAGAACTTTAGCCGCCGAAAAAAGAAGAGCGATAGACGGATCTGATTGTTCATGTGagcaataataataaatatacGTCATCGACGATATTACAACACAACAACACGTATAAGAGTACACATACATCATCGTCTACGGTGTAGTCATATGACTGCAAATATCTGGAAATTATAGCAATGGAATACTGTATAGGCAATGCGCAGCTGGGCCTGTATCGGGTTGGGTCCTTATTGTTAGATCACGTAATGATTCTTTCACAGACGAGTAAGAAGATTGCCTGCTCTCCTTGAGACATTCAGATTCATGATAGCTTGGGTTGTTTCAAGTAGAAGGcttttatatttgtacTGATAAGACAACATCTAATCTATGATAACAGGAGTTGAATTTCCATAACGTACGAACTTACGGACCCTGGTAACCATTTCGGTTCCATCTTTTAATTTTCGCGATGGAATTATTGactatatttcaaaaacgGCATCTGTTGCTTCTtgccatttttttaattcacGTTTTTACAGGAATATGTTAGTCATTCGAAAATAGAactctctctctctctgtTCAAGACTCTCCGTATCCGTATGTTTGGATGAACGTCAATAGATAATGAGATAAGCTTCATTACGTTGTGCTCAAAACTGGATTGCACAGACAGTGCGCACGGAAGGCTATGACACATTTCCGAGAAACaagttttgatttcttttcttaaCAAATTTTCacctattttttttcaactagGTCATCTCAAGCTATGTTGAGCAGTCCaaataatgatgaaaatgactGAACAGTCAGAAAGGTAGGAAATGCGGCCCATGTCTAACACAATGCGTAGCTAATACTGTAGGCTTGCTTTGTATTTGTGCAAAACAAATTGGAGTTTTCaggtttttcttttcgCAGTTCTTAAGGTTTCTATTTAACCGGTCTTGAGCTTCCCCAGTATATATAAGAGGTGTGACTCTCATTTAACAGAACTTGAAACAATTAACCATAAAACAAGGACCTTAGGATAATTCAATTGAAGTCAATTTCAGTATATAAAACAACAATTATCCACACTTATCTATCTTTAAAAAGTGTTACAACAACCCAAGCTACAAGTTAGAGAGCTTTTTATTGAAACATTTGTGACTATAAATTTAATCTTTTAATCAGAAGCATCAAGCACTAGCATAAATCATGACTCTGCCAGAATCTAAAGATTTCACTTACTTCTTCTCTGAAGAAACCAAGGCTCGTAAGCCTTCTCCATTAAAGACATGCATTCAATACTTTTCTGATCCTAACATGATCTTTCTTGGTGGTGGTCTTCCAATGAGTGCTTACTTCCCTTGGGATAACTTGGCTGCTGATACACCATTGCCACCTTTCACCAATGGTATCGGTGCAACTATAACCGGCTCTCAAGAAGACACCTCAAAGTTTTCAGTCAAGAAGGAATCTAAAGTCCATGAAGGTGACATTCCTCTGGCTCGTTCCTTGCAATATGGTAAGAGTATGGGTCAACCAGAATTGACTGATTTCTTGAAGGAGCACACTAAGATGATTCACGATATGAAATACAGCGACTGGGATGTTGTTGCTACTACAGGTAACACCAACGCTTGGGAATCCACCTTAAGAGTCTTCTGTAACAGAGGCGATGTTATTCTTGCTGAAGCTCACtcattctcttcttctttagcTTCTGCAGAAGCCCAGGGTATCATTACTTTCCCAGTTCCTATCGATGCTCACGGTATTATTCCAGAAAAGCTAGAAGCATTGCTGGACAACTGGACCGAGGGTGCTCCAAAGCCAAAGCTATTGTATACCATTCCAACGGGCCAAAACCCAACAGGGTCTTCTTTGAATGCCGAAAGAAAGAAGGAGATTTACAGAATTGCTCAAAAGCATGACTTCTTGATTATAGAGGACGAACCATACTACTTCTTGCAAGTTGGTGAATATATCAGTGACCTAAGTAAGAGAGCTGAAGTTGCCCAAAAGAACGCAAACATTTCACATGAAGATTTCCTAAAGTCACTAGCTCTTACTTTCTTGTCTGTTGATACCGATGGTAGAGTCATCAGAATGGACTCTTTCTCCAAGGTTTTAGCTCCAGGTACTAGATTGGGTTGGATTACTGGTTCATCTAAACTACTCCAAGCATACTTAAGTCTACATGAAATGACTATTCAATCTCCATCCGGTTTCTCTCAATCTCTTGTGAGTGGTACTTTGAACCGTTGGGGCCAAAAGGGTTACATTGACTGGTTGATCGGTCTACGTCATGAATACACTGCCAAGCGTGACCATTGTATTGACTCCTTGTATAAATTCATTCCAAAGGATAACAACAAAGAAGGTAAACCAATTTTTACTATCAACCCACCAATTGCTGGTATGTTCTTTACTGTTGACATGGACGCTAGCGCCCATCCTGAATTTGCTACCACTTACGAATCAGATCCAACCAAGGTTGAAGAAGCATTATATCAAAAGGTTATCAAGTCTGGTGTCCTAGTCGTTCCAGGTATATGGTTCAAGGCCGATGGTGAAACTACACCAGCTCAACCAGCTTCATCAAAGGAAAACCCTAACCCAAACCAAATTTTCTTCAGAGGTACTTACGCTGCTGTTGAACCTTCTAAGCTGGACGAAGGTTTGAAGAGATTAGGCCAATGTCTACGTGAAGAATTTCAATTGGCATAATCGATGTATTGGTAAGAAGTTTCTTAAGACTCGAATAACTATTTAGGTGACCTTGTATTTAAGACATATAAACTTTAATACTTATTTGACAAGCATGATCAATCAGCATTAACTTTAGGATTTTTTACTGaatgaataatataaataaatatctgTAATTAGGAATCATTAGTGCTACATACACCTTAGTGAAGCTTTATGGTAGATGTATGGTAATCACGTGATTTTACattcaaattgaaaaaatgtagcgatgcgatgagcaatATTAAGACGCAATAGTCTTTTTATGGGTACATACTGTATTTTCCTTCTCATTACACCTTAGGTACCAGGGTAATAGTATTGCTTGTCAGAACTATGTCTACTAAAGtgtatgttttttttttctttgaaaagagtTGCTGATGGATGCACATACCATTGATTTATGGTAAGAGAAACATTTCATACTAACAGTATATCAATTAACAATTATGATTTTGGCGTAAAATGTTGATATTTTAATATACAGTGTGTCAAGAGATGAATTATTTAATTCAGAACCATCTGGAGACGAGCTGCCATATGAGGAAGGTGTACATGATGACTTTGATATAGTTCAAGTTGagcaacaagaagaagccaATAATAAAGGTGCTGAAGACAATGGTAATGATCCTGAAGAGTATGCGTTCCCATTATTTTCCTTTGGAGCTGGTGAAGAAGCTACAAAGGAAGATAAACCTCTTATGAAGGTTTCATTAAaggttgaagaagaggagcTAGTACAAGAACGGCCCAAAAGCTACTATTACCAACATCTCTCTGAGGAGTGTAAGGATGCCTTATCAAGTAGCGCATTAACCTATGATGACATCTttacagaaaaaaatatgcgCCCATATCAAGGATGGAAAAAATTTAGAGGAAAAGTGATCGATGTAGCAGATTACAACCGTATTATTGATGCCAATAAAAAGATGgaaataaagaataaaaagagAAGACCAGGGAAGAAACAACGTATAGCAAAGGCTTTAGGCAGTAAAAGGGTGAAAGAGCGTGAAGAAAAGGATAAGGAACTCAagaagcaaagaaaaaagatgTTTCACAAACGTGGTGGtaaaaagaataagaagaaagctAGCACTTCAGCTATACCGTCTAAGCCAAAATTTAGGACTGAATAGTTGTATTAATGAACTCACGAAGATTACGTTTCTAAACGAATATGTCTTGTTTTTTAATATCCTATCGTTTGCATTTATAAAATTTCATACTGAAGTCTATGTAAGAACTGTACAATAGCGTTATAATACACCTATCATTATTTGTAGATTGTGCTCAAAATCCGGTTCTTCTTCTGACATCCTTTGAAAAACATCCTTTATTGTGTCAAGAATAAATGTTTTGCTATTAACAATCTGTTTACCCACTGGTCCACCTCTTTCTATGGCAGTATTTAAATCAATCTTAAATGCACTTGAGACTTTCCCCCAATATAACTGTCTTGGTGTGCTAGCTTTATTT encodes:
- the NIT3 gene encoding putative hydrolase (CAGL0G01210g~Putative nitrilase; protein abundance increased in ace2 mutant cells) produces the protein MSYILKSKVKVALIQLVGSTPDKLANLKHAKALIDNAMQREPETKIVVLPECFNSPYDVTQFAKYSEVIEDPEAPSVNILKEIAKTHAITLIGGSIPERDPANDNIYNTCLIINEEGSIIAKHRKLHLFDIDIPNKITFKESITLTGGDKVTMVDTKYGKIGVGICYDLRFPEMAMIAARKGAFAMIYPGAFNTVTGPLHWQLLARARSVDNQIYTLLCSPARVPGSPYQAWGHSLCSDPSGKILCEADINEETLFIDLDPEVIETTRGGIPITTQRRFDVYPDVSSK
- the KEX1 gene encoding serine-type carboxypeptidase (CAGL0G01232g~Ortholog(s) have fungal-type vacuole localization), giving the protein MLHATVLPILLWLATLAYGFDRKEFLVDGNELPGFTKLKNTKHWTVPKMYAGHLPATRDNDTQYFFWKFENKKTKKNDETPLIIWLNGGPGCSSMAGALMEIGPFRLNKKAEVIKNDGSWHMRGSVLFLDQPVGTGFSYSKEDNEVSELDEVADNFMVFLQNYYATFPDDKDRELILAGESYAGQFIPYFTKAIIKFNEQQRDENSKINIKVMFIGNGWLDPKRQYLSYVPFSLEKGIIKKEDPAFKDILKQHETCQNYINSDHTGHSELSYPPCEAVLGKIISQDKTQCINVYKFDEYDSYPSCGLEWPVDTKFTKQFLTDKKVLAALHANDERSWIECRPDVKLENIKAKPAIELIPSLLESGIELILFNGNKDLICNTLGIDNVLKHLQWEGETGFTDEVQIFDWVYRDDLKSDKEKVAGTVKYERQLTLITIEDGSHMVSYDKALISRGILDMYYDDVLLVHRDGKDTLISSKDGDIDGYLEDDKSQDENKDNESEDESEDENDSDDESDGKEGDKQENKPDDSDDESDEEDDDEDEDDEDDDDDDDDDDGDDEDKKGDQNSHPSHGDMNGGLDNDLETGGEYYQDEDEEGSNFKAFFLILSLVSAFIIVAAFYISDYIKSRRHPILVDGDGRSRLNKSVTWASDIENGSFDIEDDDPEFGTEGMEDNMELEDVFSIDEEDEEQLEGVVPESTRKSKKGSKKKGKYFSVPNDDSAEDIELQDIERH
- the ARO8 gene encoding bifunctional 2-aminoadipate transaminase/aromatic-amino-acid:2-oxoglutarate transaminase (CAGL0G01254g~Putative aromatic aminotransferase I); the protein is MTLPESKDFTYFFSEETKARKPSPLKTCIQYFSDPNMIFLGGGLPMSAYFPWDNLAADTPLPPFTNGIGATITGSQEDTSKFSVKKESKVHEGDIPLARSLQYGKSMGQPELTDFLKEHTKMIHDMKYSDWDVVATTGNTNAWESTLRVFCNRGDVILAEAHSFSSSLASAEAQGIITFPVPIDAHGIIPEKLEALLDNWTEGAPKPKLLYTIPTGQNPTGSSLNAERKKEIYRIAQKHDFLIIEDEPYYFLQVGEYISDLSKRAEVAQKNANISHEDFLKSLALTFLSVDTDGRVIRMDSFSKVLAPGTRLGWITGSSKLLQAYLSLHEMTIQSPSGFSQSLVSGTLNRWGQKGYIDWLIGLRHEYTAKRDHCIDSLYKFIPKDNNKEGKPIFTINPPIAGMFFTVDMDASAHPEFATTYESDPTKVEEALYQKVIKSGVLVVPGIWFKADGETTPAQPASSKENPNPNQIFFRGTYAAVEPSKLDEGLKRLGQCLREEFQLA
- a CDS encoding uncharacterized protein (CAGL0G01276g~Ortholog of S. cerevisiae : YNL050C, C. albicans SC5314 : C1_08710W_A, C. dubliniensis CD36 : Cd36_08220, C. parapsilosis CDC317 : CPAR2_804440 and Candida tenuis NRRL Y-1498 : CANTEDRAFT_94168), giving the protein MSTKVVSRDELFNSEPSGDELPYEEGVHDDFDIVQVEQQEEANNKGAEDNGNDPEEYAFPLFSFGAGEEATKEDKPLMKVSLKVEEEELVQERPKSYYYQHLSEECKDALSSSALTYDDIFTEKNMRPYQGWKKFRGKVIDVADYNRIIDANKKMEIKNKKRRPGKKQRIAKALGSKRVKEREEKDKELKKQRKKMFHKRGGKKNKKKASTSAIPSKPKFRTE